A window from Actinomycetota bacterium encodes these proteins:
- a CDS encoding DUF2892 domain-containing protein — translation MRTNESTVDRVIRVALATVAVVVALLVGAGTALGIILFVVAAILLITAAVGFCPLYRILGLRTNRST, via the coding sequence ATGCGCACCAACGAGAGCACCGTCGATCGCGTCATCCGCGTCGCACTGGCCACAGTTGCGGTCGTGGTGGCGCTGCTTGTCGGCGCTGGCACCGCGCTTGGCATCATCTTGTTCGTCGTTGCGGCGATCCTGCTCATCACTGCTGCTGTTGGCTTCTGCCCCCTCTACCGAATTCTTGGTTTGCGGACCAACAGGTCCACATGA
- a CDS encoding class I SAM-dependent methyltransferase — protein sequence MSQHAEGSWDARYAKDGYLFGTDPNAFLVRQAHHIPRSGLVLAVADGEGRNGVWLAQQGYGVHAIEASMVAIEKATSLAVSRGVAVVEDFTSIQPGCIYFEQVDVLNWTWPFEQYDAVVAIFIQFATPTQRRKLFGELSAAIKRNGVLLMEGYHQRQLGFGTGGPSVLEQLYDAELLRESFADLDLILLLDYDQEIDEGQGHRGRSALTDLVARKSL from the coding sequence ATGAGTCAGCACGCAGAAGGTTCCTGGGATGCTCGTTATGCCAAGGATGGCTATCTGTTTGGGACCGACCCCAATGCCTTTCTCGTACGCCAGGCTCACCACATCCCACGCTCTGGCCTGGTGTTGGCCGTCGCAGACGGCGAGGGCCGCAATGGTGTGTGGCTGGCCCAGCAGGGATATGGCGTGCATGCAATCGAAGCATCGATGGTGGCGATTGAGAAGGCCACATCACTGGCCGTCTCGCGGGGCGTAGCCGTCGTAGAGGACTTCACATCGATTCAACCGGGCTGCATCTATTTCGAGCAAGTAGATGTGCTGAATTGGACTTGGCCTTTCGAGCAGTACGACGCCGTTGTCGCGATCTTCATTCAGTTCGCAACTCCAACGCAGCGCCGCAAACTATTTGGAGAATTGAGTGCAGCAATAAAGCGAAATGGAGTCCTGCTCATGGAGGGCTACCACCAGCGCCAACTTGGCTTTGGAACGGGAGGTCCTTCCGTCCTGGAACAGTTGTACGACGCAGAGCTGCTGCGCGAATCCTTCGCCGATCTGGATCTGATCTTGCTGCTCGACTACGACCAGGAGATTGACGAGGGGCAGGGCCATAGGGGCAGGTCGGCATTGACCGATCTCGTGGCGCGAAAATCGCTATGA
- the ilvD gene encoding dihydroxy-acid dehydratase codes for MPMYRSRTSTHGRNMAGARALWRATGMKDGDFGKPIIAVVNSFTQFVPGHVHLKDLGQLVAREIEAAGGIAKEFNTIAIDDGIAMGHAGMLYSLPSRDLIADSVEYMVNAHTADAMVCISNCDKITPGMLIAAMRLNVPVVFVSGGPMEAGKVTWHGITRKVDLIDAMVEAGDEKNSDEEVEAMERSACPTCGSCSGMFTANSMNCLTEALGLSLPGNGSVLATHADRKELFLRAGRLIVEITKRYYEEDDETLLPRSIANFKAFENAIALDIAMGGSTNTVLHLLAAASEAGVPFTMKDIDRMSHKVPNLSKIAPASQLVHMEDVHRAGGVMAILGELDRAGVLHTELPTVHEPTMAMALAKWDIAQTKDESVLEFYRAAPGGIPTQTAFSQDRRYDSLDLDRSEGVIRDREHAFSQDGGLAVLHGNIAPDGCIVKTAGVDEELLTFAGPARIFHSQDDAVEAILNKQIVAGDAVVIRYEGPRGGPGMQEMLYPTSFLKSRGLGKQCALITDGRFSGGTSGLSIGHVSPEAASGGAIALIEEGDRIVIDIPNRTINVDIDDEELATRRAAMEAKGKQAFKPIGRDRVVSPALQVYAAMVTSADTGAVRDVSLLG; via the coding sequence ATGCCGATGTATCGCTCTCGAACGTCCACCCACGGCCGCAATATGGCCGGTGCCCGCGCGCTCTGGCGCGCCACAGGCATGAAAGATGGAGATTTCGGCAAGCCGATCATCGCTGTGGTCAACTCCTTCACGCAGTTCGTGCCCGGACATGTGCACCTGAAGGACCTCGGTCAGCTCGTTGCTCGCGAGATCGAGGCTGCTGGCGGAATCGCCAAGGAATTCAACACGATTGCCATCGACGATGGCATCGCGATGGGTCACGCGGGAATGCTGTATTCGCTCCCGAGTCGCGATCTCATTGCCGACTCAGTCGAATACATGGTCAATGCTCACACTGCTGACGCCATGGTGTGCATCTCCAACTGCGACAAGATCACTCCCGGAATGCTGATTGCTGCGATGCGCCTGAACGTGCCTGTGGTCTTTGTCTCGGGCGGACCGATGGAAGCCGGCAAGGTCACCTGGCACGGGATCACTCGCAAGGTCGACCTGATCGATGCAATGGTCGAGGCGGGCGATGAGAAGAATTCGGATGAGGAAGTCGAGGCAATGGAGCGCTCGGCGTGCCCAACCTGCGGCTCCTGCTCGGGCATGTTCACCGCTAACTCGATGAACTGCCTGACCGAAGCGCTCGGCCTCTCTCTTCCGGGTAATGGCTCGGTGCTGGCTACCCACGCAGATCGAAAAGAACTCTTCTTGCGTGCCGGTCGCTTGATCGTCGAGATCACCAAGCGCTACTACGAAGAAGATGATGAGACGCTGCTGCCGAGGTCCATTGCCAACTTCAAAGCGTTTGAGAATGCCATTGCGCTCGACATCGCCATGGGGGGATCAACGAACACAGTGCTGCATCTGCTTGCTGCAGCGAGTGAAGCAGGTGTGCCATTCACGATGAAGGACATCGATCGAATGTCACACAAGGTGCCAAACCTTTCAAAGATCGCCCCGGCTTCGCAGCTCGTGCACATGGAAGACGTGCACCGCGCGGGTGGAGTGATGGCGATCTTGGGTGAGCTGGATCGCGCAGGCGTATTGCATACCGAATTGCCGACAGTGCATGAGCCAACGATGGCGATGGCTCTGGCAAAGTGGGATATCGCGCAGACGAAGGATGAATCGGTACTTGAGTTCTACCGCGCTGCACCAGGCGGCATTCCGACTCAGACTGCCTTCTCCCAGGACCGTCGCTATGACTCCCTGGATCTGGATCGCTCCGAGGGTGTCATTCGCGATCGTGAGCATGCATTTTCCCAAGACGGCGGGCTCGCAGTGTTGCATGGCAACATCGCGCCTGATGGCTGCATCGTGAAGACTGCGGGTGTCGATGAGGAATTGCTGACCTTCGCTGGTCCTGCCCGAATCTTCCACAGTCAGGACGATGCAGTCGAGGCGATCCTGAACAAGCAGATCGTCGCTGGCGATGCCGTGGTCATTCGCTACGAAGGGCCTCGAGGCGGGCCAGGCATGCAGGAAATGCTGTACCCGACCTCCTTCTTGAAGTCCAGAGGCTTGGGCAAGCAGTGTGCACTGATCACTGATGGTCGATTCTCCGGCGGCACTTCGGGACTGTCCATCGGCCATGTCTCGCCAGAAGCGGCTTCAGGCGGGGCGATTGCCCTGATCGAAGAAGGCGATCGGATCGTCATCGATATTCCCAACCGCACGATCAATGTCGATATTGACGATGAGGAGCTTGCCACGCGGCGCGCGGCAATGGAGGCCAAGGGTAAGCAGGCCTTCAAGCCCATCGGCAGGGATCGTGTGGTCTCACCGGCCCTGCAGGTGTATGCCGCGATGGTGACGTCAGCTGATACCGGCGCTGTTCGCGATGTGAGCCTGCTGGGCTAG
- the trxA gene encoding thioredoxin gives MSTVTMTIDNFETSIANSEIVLVDFWASWCGPCRKFAPIFERAAQTHPDITFGKIDTESEQVLAASAHITSIPTLMAFRDGILVYREAGALPAQELERLISSIRALDMEDIRSQLAAAPKPA, from the coding sequence ATGAGCACCGTGACGATGACCATCGACAACTTCGAGACTTCAATTGCGAACTCCGAAATCGTGCTCGTAGATTTCTGGGCATCCTGGTGCGGCCCCTGCCGGAAGTTCGCACCGATCTTCGAGCGAGCCGCCCAGACTCATCCGGACATCACCTTCGGCAAGATCGACACTGAATCCGAACAGGTGCTTGCCGCTTCGGCACACATCACATCCATCCCCACGCTGATGGCCTTCCGGGACGGGATTCTCGTGTACCGGGAGGCAGGAGCACTTCCGGCTCAAGAACTTGAGCGATTGATCAGTTCAATCCGCGCGCTTGACATGGAAGACATTCGCAGCCAGTTGGCTGCGGCGCCAAAGCCTGCCTGA
- the gatB gene encoding Asp-tRNA(Asn)/Glu-tRNA(Gln) amidotransferase subunit GatB has translation MTTPTDVYLPYDEAISRYEPIIGIETHVELGTNSKMWCGCSTAFGAEANTHVCPVCLGLPGSMPVVNRQAIESTIRIGLALNCTIADWCRFSRKNYFYPDMPKDYQISQYDEPMCFDGYLDVTVATDNGPQVVRVEIERVHMEEDTGKLTHTGGSTGRIHGADYSLVDYNRAGIPLIEIVTKTVIGTGKLAPEVARAYVTELRDVMRALKVSDVRMEEGSMRCDVNLSLNRPGDGWGTRSETKNVNSLRSVERAVRSEIERQAALLDSGGRVIQETRHFNEDTGRSTSGRSKEEAEDYRYFPEPDLLPMAPSREWIEELRAGLPEMPSVKRARLMVEWGISEFELQTLANSGAIELVEATIAIGVDSSAARKWWTGELLRVANEQGVELDQISVTPHDIQEVEALIDSGALNDKLARQVFEGLIAGEGTVDVIVQSRGLAVVSDDGALLAAIDDALAAQPDVAEKIKSGKIQAAGAIVGAVMKATRGQADAAKVRALLLERLGVSD, from the coding sequence GTGACCACGCCCACGGACGTTTATCTTCCTTACGACGAAGCGATCAGTCGCTACGAGCCGATCATCGGCATTGAGACGCACGTAGAGCTTGGTACGAATTCCAAGATGTGGTGCGGATGTTCGACGGCATTCGGGGCAGAAGCCAACACGCATGTATGTCCGGTGTGCTTGGGTCTGCCTGGCTCCATGCCGGTCGTCAATCGTCAGGCGATCGAATCCACCATCCGTATCGGTCTTGCACTCAACTGCACGATTGCTGATTGGTGTCGCTTTTCTCGTAAGAACTACTTCTACCCCGATATGCCCAAGGACTACCAGATCAGTCAGTACGACGAACCCATGTGCTTTGACGGGTATCTGGATGTCACGGTCGCAACGGACAACGGTCCTCAGGTCGTGCGCGTGGAGATCGAGCGCGTGCACATGGAGGAAGACACCGGCAAGTTGACGCATACAGGTGGCAGCACCGGACGCATTCATGGCGCCGACTACTCCCTCGTGGACTACAACCGCGCAGGCATCCCGCTGATTGAAATCGTCACAAAGACAGTGATTGGCACCGGCAAATTGGCTCCCGAAGTAGCCAGGGCCTATGTGACCGAGTTGCGTGATGTCATGCGCGCCCTGAAAGTCTCTGATGTGCGCATGGAGGAAGGATCCATGCGATGCGATGTCAACCTCTCCCTGAACAGGCCTGGTGACGGCTGGGGTACGCGAAGTGAGACCAAGAACGTGAACTCCCTGCGTTCAGTTGAACGTGCTGTGCGCAGTGAGATCGAGCGTCAAGCCGCACTGCTGGATTCCGGCGGACGAGTCATTCAGGAGACTCGACACTTCAATGAGGACACTGGTCGGTCCACAAGTGGCCGTTCCAAAGAGGAAGCCGAGGATTACCGGTACTTCCCCGAGCCTGATCTGCTTCCGATGGCTCCCAGTCGCGAGTGGATAGAAGAACTGCGAGCCGGATTGCCCGAGATGCCCTCAGTCAAGCGAGCGCGGCTGATGGTCGAATGGGGCATCAGCGAGTTCGAATTGCAGACCCTTGCCAACTCTGGCGCTATCGAACTCGTCGAAGCCACAATCGCTATTGGCGTCGACTCCAGCGCAGCGCGCAAATGGTGGACTGGCGAATTGCTACGGGTAGCCAATGAGCAAGGCGTTGAACTCGATCAGATCAGTGTCACTCCGCACGACATTCAGGAGGTCGAAGCATTGATCGACAGCGGCGCGCTCAACGACAAGTTGGCTCGCCAGGTATTTGAGGGACTGATTGCTGGGGAAGGAACCGTCGATGTCATCGTGCAAAGTCGCGGCCTTGCCGTTGTCAGTGATGACGGAGCTCTGCTTGCAGCCATTGACGATGCGCTGGCTGCTCAGCCCGATGTCGCCGAGAAGATCAAGAGCGGAAAGATTCAGGCGGCTGGCGCCATCGTTGGTGCAGTAATGAAGGCAACACGCGGTCAGGCCGATGCGGCCAAAGTGCGTGCCTTGCTGCTCGAGAGGCTCGGCGTCAGCGACTAG
- a CDS encoding FAD-dependent oxidoreductase, with protein sequence MTRTVILGAGIAGHTAALHLRRQLGKEHEVIVVSPNSQWNWIPSNIWVGVGQMSVKQVTFPLAPVYERKGIDFHQAFAIELHGEGDAAHMRPYVTVRYTDSAREGQTGELEYDFLINATGPKLNFAATPGLGPDQHTWSVCTADHASKTAKEFTQVVHRLKSGQRQTLLIGMGHGTCTCQGAAFEYTFNVERELVKEGVRDLAEVIYITNEEHLGDFGMDGMNFGHKGDVISSQSFTESIFRERGVKAIMSAHIDYIEAGLAHYELVDGTKGAQSFDFAMLLPPFRGADMKAFDRQGRDITSEIFAPSGFMKVDADYSPKPYEEWLPGDWPSTYQSVQYDNVWAAGIAFAPPHQMSRPRSSPNGTVIAPAPPRTGMPSGTIGKAVAMSIAERIKHGERAKVHTASMAQMGAACIASAGKGWRTGTAAAMTVFPIIPDKQKYGSLGRDTQQTYGEIGLSAHWMKVMLHYLFIYKAKARPFWYLIPE encoded by the coding sequence ATGACTCGCACCGTCATTCTTGGGGCCGGCATTGCCGGGCACACTGCTGCCCTGCACCTTCGTCGGCAGCTGGGCAAGGAGCACGAGGTCATTGTCGTGTCTCCCAATTCACAGTGGAACTGGATTCCGTCGAACATCTGGGTGGGCGTCGGACAGATGTCTGTCAAGCAGGTGACCTTCCCACTTGCGCCTGTTTACGAACGCAAGGGCATTGATTTTCATCAGGCATTCGCGATCGAATTGCATGGCGAAGGCGACGCTGCGCACATGCGTCCCTATGTGACCGTGCGGTATACCGACTCTGCCCGCGAAGGACAGACAGGCGAGCTCGAATACGACTTCCTCATCAACGCGACTGGTCCCAAGCTCAACTTCGCCGCAACACCGGGACTCGGGCCAGATCAGCACACCTGGTCGGTGTGCACTGCAGACCACGCGAGCAAGACCGCCAAGGAGTTCACCCAGGTAGTGCATCGCCTCAAGTCAGGCCAACGCCAGACTCTGCTCATCGGAATGGGGCACGGCACGTGTACCTGCCAAGGGGCAGCTTTCGAATACACATTCAACGTTGAACGCGAGTTAGTGAAGGAGGGCGTCCGCGACTTAGCCGAGGTCATCTACATCACCAACGAGGAACACCTTGGTGACTTCGGCATGGATGGCATGAACTTCGGGCACAAGGGAGACGTGATCTCAAGTCAGTCCTTCACCGAGTCCATCTTCAGGGAACGCGGCGTGAAGGCAATCATGTCGGCGCATATTGATTACATTGAAGCTGGCCTTGCGCATTACGAACTCGTGGATGGCACAAAGGGTGCCCAGTCGTTCGACTTTGCCATGCTATTGCCGCCATTTCGGGGCGCCGATATGAAGGCCTTCGATCGCCAAGGCCGCGACATCACGTCTGAGATCTTTGCTCCCAGTGGATTCATGAAGGTCGATGCGGACTACTCCCCCAAGCCCTACGAGGAGTGGCTGCCTGGCGACTGGCCAAGCACCTACCAATCAGTGCAATACGACAATGTCTGGGCGGCCGGAATCGCTTTCGCACCACCGCACCAGATGTCGCGACCACGAAGCAGTCCAAATGGGACAGTGATCGCGCCGGCTCCACCACGCACCGGAATGCCCTCGGGAACCATTGGGAAAGCCGTTGCGATGAGCATTGCTGAGCGCATCAAGCATGGCGAGCGGGCGAAGGTTCACACGGCTTCGATGGCGCAGATGGGCGCAGCCTGCATTGCATCGGCAGGCAAGGGCTGGCGAACCGGCACGGCCGCTGCGATGACAGTGTTCCCGATCATTCCCGACAAGCAGAAGTACGGAAGCCTGGGGCGAGATACCCAGCAGACCTATGGAGAAATCGGGCTCAGCGCACACTGGATGAAGGTGATGCTGCACTACCTGTTCATCTACAAGGCAAAGGCACGACCGTTCTGGTACCTCATTCCCGAATAG
- a CDS encoding DUF302 domain-containing protein: protein MSYSMSRTFDRDFDLVRSQVGVALADQGFGVITEIDMQATLKAKVGAEIDRYLILGACNPAIAFRALQVEPEVGLLLPCNVVIRSIPDGTTVDFIDPAIMSELAANPDMQSIAAEVAEKLSSALSSIQS, encoded by the coding sequence ATGTCGTACTCAATGAGTCGGACTTTCGATCGGGATTTTGATCTGGTCAGGAGCCAGGTCGGCGTTGCTCTTGCCGATCAGGGCTTCGGTGTGATCACAGAGATTGACATGCAGGCCACCTTGAAGGCCAAGGTCGGTGCAGAAATTGATCGCTATCTGATCCTGGGCGCCTGCAATCCAGCCATCGCCTTCCGAGCTCTCCAAGTCGAGCCCGAAGTCGGCCTGCTGCTTCCGTGCAATGTGGTGATTCGATCGATTCCGGACGGAACTACGGTCGACTTCATCGATCCAGCGATCATGAGCGAGCTTGCAGCGAATCCGGATATGCAGTCGATCGCGGCTGAAGTCGCAGAGAAGCTCTCATCTGCACTATCCAGCATCCAGTCATAG
- the gatA gene encoding Asp-tRNA(Asn)/Glu-tRNA(Gln) amidotransferase subunit GatA, giving the protein MSDLIRQSAATLAAAISSRQTSAVEVTQVHLDRIAAVDDKVHAFLHLTSESALAQAKSVDVRIAAGERLGPLAGVPLALKDVLAMKGEPTTAGSRILEGWRPPYDSTVVQRLRAADIVILGKTNMDEFAMGSSTEHSAFGPTHNPWDLDRIPGGSGGGSAAALAAFEAPLAIGTDTGGSIRQPASVTGTVGVKPTYGGVSRYGQIALASSLDQPGPCARSVLDTALLHAAIAGHDPMDSTSINAEAPDFVGAALRADVRGMRIGVVKELGGDGYQTGVAQRYAEALNILAGLGAEIVEVSCPHMEYALGAYYLILPSEASSNLARFDGMRYGLRAGDDGSNSVEQVMAITREAGFGPEVKRRIILGTYALSSGYYDAYYAQAQRVRTLITRDFNSAFEKVDVLVSPTAPTTAFKLGEKLDDPIAMYLNDVATIPVNLAGICAMSLPIGLAPEDGLPVGFQIMAPAMADDRLYLAGGALEAALTDKWGHLLIEEAPAL; this is encoded by the coding sequence GTGAGTGATCTCATCCGGCAGTCCGCAGCCACGTTGGCTGCTGCTATCTCAAGCAGACAGACCTCTGCAGTTGAGGTAACACAGGTGCACCTTGATCGCATTGCTGCCGTCGACGACAAAGTGCACGCCTTCTTGCACCTGACCAGTGAGTCGGCGCTTGCGCAGGCCAAGAGCGTCGATGTGCGGATAGCCGCGGGCGAGCGACTCGGACCCTTGGCAGGTGTTCCTCTTGCGCTGAAGGATGTCCTGGCCATGAAGGGTGAGCCGACAACGGCTGGGTCGCGAATCCTGGAGGGCTGGCGACCGCCATATGACTCAACTGTGGTGCAACGCCTGCGAGCCGCAGACATCGTCATCTTGGGCAAGACCAACATGGATGAATTCGCCATGGGCTCCTCGACTGAGCATTCGGCCTTTGGGCCGACGCACAATCCTTGGGATCTTGATCGCATTCCGGGCGGGTCAGGCGGAGGCTCGGCCGCGGCTCTTGCCGCATTTGAAGCTCCGTTGGCCATCGGAACTGACACGGGCGGCTCGATTCGCCAACCCGCTTCGGTGACTGGCACGGTGGGAGTGAAGCCGACATATGGCGGCGTCTCCCGCTACGGGCAAATCGCTCTTGCCTCATCGCTGGATCAGCCGGGACCATGCGCCAGATCGGTGCTTGATACCGCCTTGCTGCACGCGGCGATCGCCGGGCATGATCCGATGGATTCAACATCGATCAATGCCGAGGCTCCTGATTTCGTCGGAGCAGCTCTCAGGGCTGATGTGCGCGGTATGCGCATCGGCGTGGTGAAGGAACTGGGCGGCGATGGTTACCAGACCGGCGTTGCTCAGCGTTACGCCGAGGCACTGAATATTCTCGCGGGATTAGGTGCAGAGATCGTCGAAGTCTCATGCCCGCATATGGAATACGCGCTGGGGGCCTACTACCTGATCCTGCCTTCTGAAGCCTCGAGCAATCTTGCTCGCTTTGATGGCATGCGCTACGGACTTCGTGCTGGCGACGACGGCTCGAATTCAGTGGAGCAGGTGATGGCGATCACGCGTGAGGCCGGGTTTGGCCCCGAGGTGAAGCGGCGCATCATCCTTGGTACCTACGCCTTGTCCAGTGGCTACTACGACGCCTACTACGCCCAGGCACAGCGCGTGCGCACACTCATCACGCGCGATTTCAATTCCGCATTCGAGAAAGTCGATGTGCTTGTCTCACCGACCGCACCCACGACAGCATTCAAATTGGGAGAGAAACTCGACGACCCGATTGCCATGTACCTCAACGACGTGGCAACGATCCCGGTGAACCTAGCCGGCATCTGCGCGATGTCGCTGCCAATCGGACTTGCACCAGAAGATGGTCTGCCGGTTGGCTTCCAGATCATGGCGCCGGCTATGGCCGACGATCGGCTCTATCTGGCCGGGGGAGCCCTCGAGGCCGCGCTCACCGACAAGTGGGGACATCTGTTGATTGAGGAGGCACCAGCACTGTGA
- a CDS encoding PIG-L deacetylase family protein: MDPNSRSLPPWKSVLAVVAHPDDESFGLGAVLSSFVNAGGSTSVLCFTHGEASTLHGVEGELAQVREAELRSAGIELGLTNVRLLSYADGDLASANQARLRADILTAVRDFAVDGLLVFDPSGVTSHPDHQAATQAALQAAQEQGLGVLAWTLPADVAATLAEEFKVPFKGHQVQEVDVVIDVDRGTQLKAVQCHPSQAVPGSALWRRLALLGDREHLRWLA, from the coding sequence ATGGATCCGAATTCACGCAGCTTGCCGCCATGGAAGTCGGTACTGGCGGTGGTGGCTCATCCGGATGATGAATCCTTCGGCCTTGGCGCGGTGCTATCGAGCTTTGTCAATGCGGGAGGCAGTACCTCGGTTCTGTGCTTTACCCACGGAGAGGCATCGACTCTTCACGGAGTCGAAGGCGAACTGGCGCAGGTGCGAGAGGCTGAACTGCGTTCTGCTGGAATTGAACTTGGTCTGACGAACGTGCGGCTCCTGTCCTACGCAGACGGGGACCTTGCAAGTGCGAATCAGGCGAGGCTGCGAGCCGATATCTTGACCGCGGTGCGCGATTTTGCTGTCGATGGGCTCCTGGTGTTCGACCCCTCAGGTGTCACGTCGCATCCGGATCACCAAGCTGCAACCCAGGCTGCTTTGCAGGCAGCGCAAGAGCAGGGCTTGGGCGTCCTTGCTTGGACTTTGCCAGCAGATGTGGCCGCGACGCTTGCCGAAGAATTCAAGGTGCCGTTCAAAGGGCACCAGGTGCAAGAGGTGGATGTCGTCATTGACGTGGATCGTGGAACTCAACTGAAGGCTGTGCAATGCCACCCCAGTCAGGCTGTGCCCGGTAGCGCACTGTGGAGGCGGCTGGCATTGTTGGGAGATCGTGAACACTTGCGCTGGCTCGCATAA
- a CDS encoding metal-sensitive transcriptional regulator: MEIDNELRKDVMNRLKRARGQIDGVINMMEEGRSCSDVVTQIAAVSKALERVGFKIIATELKQCIEAGGDVQKAQADLEKLFLSLA; the protein is encoded by the coding sequence ATGGAAATCGACAACGAATTGCGGAAAGACGTGATGAATCGCCTCAAGCGCGCACGCGGACAGATCGACGGAGTCATCAACATGATGGAGGAGGGCCGCTCCTGCTCCGACGTCGTGACACAGATCGCTGCCGTCTCAAAGGCACTCGAGCGAGTCGGATTCAAGATCATCGCGACCGAGCTCAAGCAGTGCATTGAAGCGGGTGGCGACGTTCAGAAGGCTCAGGCCGACCTGGAGAAGCTCTTCTTGTCGCTGGCCTGA
- the gatC gene encoding Asp-tRNA(Asn)/Glu-tRNA(Gln) amidotransferase subunit GatC, which translates to MSISRADVAHLGKLARLELTEAELDHYAEQLDVILHSVARISEVTADDIPPMSHPIPMVNVFRDDVVKPSLSRDEALSGAPSAQDDRFRVPRILDEE; encoded by the coding sequence ATGTCTATCAGCAGGGCCGATGTCGCACATTTGGGCAAACTCGCCAGACTTGAGCTCACTGAAGCCGAACTCGATCACTATGCGGAGCAACTCGATGTGATCCTGCACTCGGTGGCTCGTATCTCTGAAGTCACGGCCGACGATATTCCGCCGATGTCGCATCCGATCCCAATGGTCAATGTCTTTCGCGACGACGTCGTGAAGCCGAGCCTGAGTCGAGATGAAGCGCTCTCTGGGGCTCCGTCAGCTCAGGATGACCGCTTCCGCGTTCCCAGAATTCTGGATGAGGAATAA